From the Halalkalicoccus sp. CGA53 genome, one window contains:
- a CDS encoding 2Fe-2S iron-sulfur cluster-binding protein, with product MTAHTVEFVTTGETIEVKETETILKRCLEEGIAQEYSCRVGMCLACSAEIVEGEVTQPAARGLTEQEAERFALTCMARPLSDLKLDRGKYPPSIEGDAAAGGADSAGAAADD from the coding sequence ATGACTGCCCACACCGTCGAGTTCGTCACCACCGGCGAGACGATCGAGGTGAAAGAGACCGAGACGATCCTCAAGCGCTGTCTGGAGGAGGGGATCGCCCAGGAGTACTCCTGCCGCGTCGGGATGTGTCTGGCCTGCTCGGCGGAGATCGTAGAGGGCGAGGTCACGCAACCGGCCGCCCGCGGACTCACCGAGCAGGAAGCCGAGCGGTTCGCGCTCACCTGCATGGCACGGCCGCTCTCGGACCTGAAACTCGATCGCGGGAAGTACCCGCCGAGCATCGAGGGCGACGCCGCGGCGGGCGGTGCGGACTCCGCTGGGGCCGCCGCCGACGATTAG
- a CDS encoding geranylgeranyl reductase family protein, producing the protein MSTREHDVVVVGAGTAGCYAAATVAGAGYDVALVERKSETEAGHIACGDALKGSDAFPTAIPRSRIEASMTNTDVDHGRFELPEHDTVVEIPIPGELAVLDRWEYGRQLIAGAEDAGAEIHYDTVVQDVVQPNGRIEGVRAIRKGEPIEYSAEVVIDGAGALSILQDRADLSEATFDTNVTYSQFSSAYREIVEVEEPVEWEDALVFKPTERAAGYLWYFPRTSTEINAGVGFQMTEEPMQLVDDLKRDLRSRSEFRNARVTDKLGAALPTRRPYDSAVAPGMVAVGDSAGHVNPTTGGGMAGAAYAGEYAGEEIVASLESGDRSEEALWNYNERVMEHFGGRFAALDVYNVMSTAVETDDLMGLLAALPGQKLSDALYSGSADIGWKLKLQAAVKSYGYWGVIWTFYQTKQLADELLEHYEAYPSSPEGLAAWQRERDALMDRIYETTGAEAKY; encoded by the coding sequence ATGAGCACGCGCGAGCACGACGTGGTCGTCGTCGGCGCCGGCACGGCCGGCTGTTACGCCGCGGCGACCGTCGCGGGGGCGGGCTACGACGTCGCGTTGGTAGAGCGGAAATCCGAGACGGAGGCGGGCCACATCGCCTGTGGCGACGCGCTCAAGGGCTCGGACGCCTTCCCGACCGCGATCCCCCGGTCGAGGATCGAGGCGTCGATGACGAACACCGACGTCGACCACGGCCGGTTCGAACTCCCCGAACACGACACGGTCGTCGAGATCCCGATCCCCGGCGAACTCGCGGTGCTGGACCGCTGGGAGTACGGCCGACAGCTGATCGCGGGCGCGGAGGACGCGGGCGCGGAGATCCACTACGACACGGTGGTCCAGGACGTCGTCCAGCCCAACGGCCGGATCGAGGGCGTGCGAGCGATCAGAAAGGGCGAGCCGATCGAGTACAGCGCCGAGGTCGTCATCGACGGCGCGGGCGCGCTCTCGATCCTCCAGGATCGGGCGGACCTCTCAGAGGCGACGTTCGACACGAACGTCACCTACTCGCAGTTCTCCTCCGCGTATCGAGAGATCGTCGAGGTCGAGGAGCCGGTCGAGTGGGAGGACGCGCTCGTGTTCAAGCCGACCGAACGCGCGGCGGGCTACCTCTGGTACTTCCCACGAACGAGCACGGAGATCAACGCCGGTGTCGGTTTCCAGATGACCGAAGAGCCGATGCAGCTCGTCGACGACCTGAAACGAGACCTGCGGAGCCGATCCGAGTTCAGAAACGCGCGCGTGACCGACAAACTCGGCGCGGCGCTGCCCACCCGACGACCGTACGACTCGGCCGTCGCACCCGGCATGGTCGCGGTCGGTGACTCGGCGGGTCACGTCAACCCCACCACGGGTGGTGGGATGGCGGGAGCGGCCTACGCGGGCGAGTACGCGGGCGAGGAGATCGTCGCCTCGCTCGAATCGGGCGACCGCTCCGAGGAGGCGCTCTGGAACTACAACGAGCGGGTGATGGAGCACTTCGGCGGGCGGTTCGCCGCCCTCGACGTCTACAACGTCATGTCCACCGCCGTCGAGACCGACGACCTGATGGGGCTGCTCGCGGCCCTCCCCGGACAGAAGCTCTCGGACGCGCTCTACTCCGGCAGCGCGGACATCGGCTGGAAGCTGAAGCTGCAGGCCGCGGTGAAGAGCTACGGCTACTGGGGCGTGATCTGGACCTTTTATCAGACGAAACAGCTCGCCGACGAGCTCTTGGAACACTACGAGGCGTATCCGAGTTCGCCCGAGGGACTGGCCGCCTGGCAGCGAGAACGCGACGCGCTGATGGATCGGATCTACGAGACGACCGGCGCCGAGGCGAAGTACTGA
- a CDS encoding DUF7333 family protein, with product MELDTTKTAVAFLAIVGVGVAVLLTRPVGMTTETVLMMVAPSMIVFGLLALAIGVKHGEYRATH from the coding sequence ATGGAGTTAGATACGACGAAGACGGCCGTCGCGTTCCTCGCGATCGTCGGGGTCGGCGTCGCCGTCCTGCTCACCAGGCCGGTGGGGATGACGACGGAGACGGTGCTGATGATGGTCGCGCCGTCGATGATCGTCTTCGGGCTGCTGGCGCTCGCGATCGGCGTGAAACACGGCGAGTACCGCGCGACGCACTAA